Sequence from the Sphingobium indicum B90A genome:
CCGCCGCCTTGATCGGCAACGGCAGTTCATGCCCGCCTTCATAAGGGATGAAAGTCGCCCGCGCGCCGCTGGGGCCGGAGAGATAGGCTTCCGCCTGCTCGAACTTGTGGCGCGGGATCACATCGTCGAATTGGCCCCGGCAGAAGAGGACCGGCTTGTCGAGCAGGCCGTTGTCCGGCAGGTCGCCGTCCTCCACCGCGAAGCAGCCGCCGATCATGATGAGGCCGCTATAGGCCCCCGGATTGCTGAGCAGAAGACTGGCGGCCATCGCGGCGCCGTTGCTGAAACCGCATAGCCAGGGCCGTTGGCGGCCGGTATCTGCGGCGATCCAGTCGCCGACCTTCGACGTTTCGCCCGACAGGCTGGAGGGCAGGGCGACGCCGATCCCGGCATTTTCGAACCAGGCGAACCCCGGCCCCTGGGGAAGCGGCCCGCGATAGGAGCGAACATTCGCGCGGCCGAAAAGGGGCAGCGCGAACCCCGCTTCCCTTTCGGTGCTGCCGCGGCCGTGAAGATATACGATGTCGCGGCCGGACGGAATGTCGGGATTGTCGTATCGCATGACGATGGCATTGTCTCGAGACATGTTCGCTTCCAATTCCTGGCGATGCGAAGCCGAAGCGGCGTCCGGTCCGACGGCGTCGGCCCGGCTGCTCCGGCTTCCTGTTTTAGCGGGCTTTCCGGTCGGCGGATATTCCGCCTGCCGGGAAATGCTCAAGGCGACCATAGCA
This genomic interval carries:
- a CDS encoding alpha/beta hydrolase, translating into MSRDNAIVMRYDNPDIPSGRDIVYLHGRGSTEREAGFALPLFGRANVRSYRGPLPQGPGFAWFENAGIGVALPSSLSGETSKVGDWIAADTGRQRPWLCGFSNGAAMAASLLLSNPGAYSGLIMIGGCFAVEDGDLPDNGLLDKPVLFCRGQFDDVIPRHKFEQAEAYLSGPSGARATFIPYEGGHELPLPIKAAVQGWLGAESR